The genomic segment TTCAGCAGGTTACGGATCTTGACGTCCTCGGCCACGTAGTCGGCGTAACGCTGTCCCGGCTTCGTCGAGTCCGAGAACCAGCGGGACACGTGGTCCGTGGTGATTCCGAGGCGGAAGCCGTACGGGTTTACTTTCTGGCCCATTACTTGCTCGCCTTCTTCTTGCTGTCACCGTCGGTCGCAGCGGCGACCTCGGGCGTCGAGAGCACGACCGTGATGTGGCTCGTGCGCTTCTTGATCTGGAAAGCGCGACCCTGAGCGCGGGGGCGGAAACGCTTGAGCGTCGTGCCCTCGTCGACGTACGCGTTTGCCACGTACAGGTCCTGCTCGTCGAGGTACTCGCCGTCGCGATCTGCCTTCACCTGCGCGTTGGCCATGGCCGACGCGACAAGCTTGTAGATCGGCTCACTGGCGCTCTGCGGGGCGAACTTCAGGATCGCCAGAGCTTCCTGGGCCTGCTTGCCCTTGATGAGCGCGACGACACGACGAGCCTTCTGAGGGGTCACGCGGATGTGTCGCACGCGTGCGATGGACTCCACCATTTCTCTCTCCTCTATCGTCCCCGCGTCAGCGGCGACGGCCCTTCTTGTCGTCCTTCTCGTGGCCGCGGAAGGTGCGGGTGGGCGCGAACTCGCCCAGCTTGTGACCGACCATGGTCTCGGTGACAAACACAGGAATGTGCTTGCGACCGTCGTGGACCGCGATCGTGTGGCCCAGCATGGCCGGGATGATCATGGACCGGCGAGACCAGGTCTTGATGACGTTCTTGGTACCGGCTTCGTTCTGCACGACGACCTTGCGAAGCAGGTGCTCGTCGACGAAGGGGCCCTTCTTGAGACTCCGTGGCATCTTCTTCTACTCCTACTTGCGCTTCTTGCCGGCGGTGCGACGACGCACGATGTACTTGTCGCTTTCCTTGTTGGCGTGACGGGTACGACCCTCTGCCTGACCCCAAGGGGTGACAGGGTGGCGGCCACCGGAGGTCTTACCCTCACCACCACCGTGGGGGTGGTCGACCGGGTTCATCGCGACACCACGGACGGTCGGGCGGATGCCCTTCCAGCGGTTACGGCCGGCCTTGCCCCAGTTGATGTTCGACTGCTCGGCGTTGCCGACCTCGCCGATCGTGGCGCGGCAGCGTGCGTCGACGTTGCGGATCTCGCCCGAGGGCAGACGAAGCTGCGCGTAGGGGCCGTCCTTGGCGACGAGACGCACGGACGTACCGGCCGAACGAGCCAGCTTCGCGCCGCCGCCGGGGCGGAGCTCGATCGCGTGGATCACGGTACCGGTGGGGATGTTCTTCAGCGGCAGGTTGTTGCCCGGCTTGATGTCAGCCGATGCACCCGACTCGATGATGTCGCCCTGGCTCAGCTTGTTCGGCGCGAGGATGTAGCGCTTCTCGCCGTCGAAGTAGTGCAGCAGTGCGATGCGTGCGGTGCGGTTGGGGTCGTACTCGATGTGAGCGACCTTGGCGTTGACGCCGTCCTTGTCATTGCGACGGAAGTCGA from the Microbacterium ginsengiterrae genome contains:
- the rplV gene encoding 50S ribosomal protein L22; translated protein: MVESIARVRHIRVTPQKARRVVALIKGKQAQEALAILKFAPQSASEPIYKLVASAMANAQVKADRDGEYLDEQDLYVANAYVDEGTTLKRFRPRAQGRAFQIKKRTSHITVVLSTPEVAAATDGDSKKKASK
- the rpsS gene encoding 30S ribosomal protein S19 produces the protein MPRSLKKGPFVDEHLLRKVVVQNEAGTKNVIKTWSRRSMIIPAMLGHTIAVHDGRKHIPVFVTETMVGHKLGEFAPTRTFRGHEKDDKKGRRR
- the rplB gene encoding 50S ribosomal protein L2, whose amino-acid sequence is MAIRKYKPTTPGRRGSSVADFAEITRSTPEKSLLRPLSKTGGRNNQGRITTRHIGGGHKRQYRVIDFRRNDKDGVNAKVAHIEYDPNRTARIALLHYFDGEKRYILAPNKLSQGDIIESGASADIKPGNNLPLKNIPTGTVIHAIELRPGGGAKLARSAGTSVRLVAKDGPYAQLRLPSGEIRNVDARCRATIGEVGNAEQSNINWGKAGRNRWKGIRPTVRGVAMNPVDHPHGGGEGKTSGGRHPVTPWGQAEGRTRHANKESDKYIVRRRTAGKKRK